GGACAATCATCGACAAAAAGAACAAACCAACGAAATCCTGAATTACTAGTGATTCGACAGGGACCCCAAACATCAGAATGAACCAAAGCAAATGGGACTAATCTTCTCCTAAAGCTATCAGGATAAGTAGTACGATGAACTTTTGCTAAGATGCAAGTTTCACAATTAAAATCAGAAGGTTTGCAGCCCAAAAATAGAGTTGGAAATAAATGCTGCAAATATCCAAAAGAAACGTGACCTAAGCGGTGATGCCATAATTTAATCTGATCTTCATTTGCATGGGAGGACCCCTTAGCTGATAAAGACCTCCCTTCACACACATCTTCTACATAATACAACCCCCCGTTGCTGAGATCCtgaagaaaacaaaattttgaatagaTTAATACTACGTAATTTAATTGTGCGGTCACTTGTGATACTAATAAAAGATTGTTAGAAATGGaaggaatcaacaaagtataTTCTAAAGTTAAGGAAGAATTCAAATCAACTCTCCCAGCTCCAGTAACCGGGTATGGAACTCCATTGGCATTATAGACCGTTGAACAATCAGGTGGGCATACATCTTTcaaaatagatgcttcaaatgtcATATGATTAGTGGCACCAGAATCAAGAACCCAACCATGATCCTTGTTTGAGTTAGCAGCTATTATAGTTAGGCCAAAATTACCCGATTCTTTGGGAACAAGATGATCTATAACAGAAGGAAGTTCATCAAATATTGGAGTAGTTGTTATTGATGTTCTCATCTCATTAGAACAGATAGctgcttttccttttcctttttctgtTTTTGATCGAGTATTCCACCACTCAGGATAACCATTCTTCTTAAAGCAATTTTCGATAATGTGCTTATCATTTCCACAATAAGTACATTTTCCACCAGTATTTTGTGATGAAGATTGTTGTGAAAAATTCCCAAATTGGTTTACCGTCATTGCTATTTGAGGGGAAACAACTTGATTCATCATGGTaatacgacgttgttcttcacgCCTCACAATAGAAAAAACCATTTCGGGTCCAGGTAGTGGAGTACTACGAAGTATTTCTCCTCTGGCAGAATCATAAGAATCATCAAGACcagcgataaataaataaactcgCAATTCATCAATCTCTGCTTTGCGATTTTAATTACATCTGCTTGGGTAAAACTAATTGGTTTACGATAATCAAGCTCTTGCCAAATAATCGTAAGATCAGAATAAAAAGTAGCCACAGGTCGACCTTCTTTCTTTGTTGCCATAGCCTTTCGAGATAAATCATAAAGAATTGATTTATCTGCCCCTTCATAATATTGATGTTTCACTGCGTCCCAAACATCTTTTGCAGTAGGTAAACGAATGAATATATTCATTAATTCTGGATCCATAGCACCAACAAGCCAACCTTTTACAAGAGAATCTTTCATACACCATTCATCATTTGTCGATTCACCTTCAGTGGGTTGTTGAGTAGAACCAGTTAAATGTCCATTTTTGCCTCTGCTTGAGACAAACATAGATACAATTGGAGACCAAAGAGTAAAATTTTTGTCATTCAATTTTACACCATAAGGAATCGAAGTCGGCTCCTGAGAAGGTACCGAATTCATCACAGAAGCAATAACAACACCATTATCATCACCAGTAGGCATGAAGAAATAAACGTCGAATAGTAAAAAATAATTAcgataaagaaatcaagacaGTTTTGACTTCTAAGAGCAGTAATTAACTTTAATCACGTCCTTAGTAGATCAAGGACAATAACTTCAATTGTAGAACAATAAATATCACTGTAAATTAGTGATATGAAATAAGATACTGAAGACAAAATAATCCTgtcaagaaaaattaaaaatgaacctTAAGATAGCAGTGGAATAATGATCGATAAGAAACACTCACTCTATATTGAAATACTCAGCTTCACCATGGAAGCTCAGGTACCAACTCAAACTTAAGGTTCACTCACAGTTTAAACTTCAAGTATCGAAATGAATTATTTTCATATATACTTCTCACCAATATGGTGGGTATATATAGATTACAATGGATACAAATATCTCTTAACGTGTTTGCAGTATCCATGAAACACGCATGGCAGGGATAAGAAGATAAAAGAATAGATAACATGCATGGCAGGGAGTCGGGAGAAaagcaaaaagaagaaagaaaaagaaaaaaggaaccgGACAATTTCTTTAAGTGTTCAAACTATGTGTTCACACTATCACCTCCTTTCCTAATTATTTAACAGAAGGTGTTTAATTCGGGGCTTTGCTGTGAAAAATGATGATTCCTTGTTCCTATTCATGCCAGTCCAATTTTACTCTCTTCCACTGATCGGTTGTGCGTTTATATTTTGCCGAAGTTTTGGGAAGTTCATTTAGGCCTGCACTACTAGGTTGCTGGAATAAAGATACTGGTGCTCTTGACATATACGATGATACATCATGCACAAGTCTCTTAGAATAGAATCAGAAATGCTTTAGCGTAGCGCTCTCACAGCAAAGCGTAAAGCACAACTTTGAAGGGAAGATCAAGGTGTTGTCCTGATTTACATTTTACATGTTGCTAAAAGTTATGCCCGAAAAGAATCTGTGGAGCTCGCCAGTATTTTGCCAAGTCATGAATGGTGTTACTTTACTAGTTATTGGTTTGTTTATGCACACATACATCGCTAATATTTGATAGTGGTCAGAGAGGCCCGTCTTTGTGACTAGTTGTGCTCTTGTGCATTTTCCCTTCCATGGTGCCGTAGACTCTGCATTCTATCATCACTTTTGGGTAGCAGAATTATGAAAATCCACCGGAGACTAATACATCTAACATCATAAACATAGTCAAATCTTAGTTTCTTGGCAGGTCTTGAGAGCAGTTTTCAGATCAAATTTTGTTTGAACATGCTGCTTATTTGTGTGAGTTGATCATTTTTGAGAAATCATAAGTCATCGAAGCAGCGAATAAAAGTGGCACAAACTACAACCAGAAACAAACAATACTGCACCATTATCCGGTGCTGACTGAGTGCTGATAGTGTAATCTGTAAAGAGAAGAGTTTTACATTAAAGCCATACAACTGCGGGTACTCCTACTAGGTAGCGAGTCACACAGACAAGATACGGACAAAATTAAGAACCAATCCGGATCTAGTCATCTCTTGttttttaatccatattttatcTGAAAAACTGTTTTGTTCCAACACCTGGCCAGAGACAGACAGGTACCACCTGAAATTTTGGTCATAACTTTGAGAATCTTGCAATTATGACTTAAACTTGTGTCCACCCAATTTTCATGgcatttgttttttatttctgACCTACCAGATCCCAGCATGAGTTAGATGTAACACTATTTGTTTTTTTAGGCTGGGTCAAATCTGATTAAGATTTACTCTGCATATAACAATTTTTTGTGTGGATCTCACTGTTCGGACTTCATTGAAATCATGTTGCTCACTAAAACTgactcaatatatatatatatattttgactCTGGAACATGTGAATCAATAATTTGGTCCCATAAATTAAGGATGTTTTATTCTCCGACTCAAACTAGTTCGATTCAGGAGTTAGGTCCACGTTAGGTCGCgattcagatctgactcaaattaaaaaacaaacaGTCAAACGTCTAACTCGAGGCAGGGGCTAAATTAGGTCGCGATTTAGATCtgattcaaaataaaaaataaacggtATGACATCTTACTCATGTCGAGTCGTGGGCTAAATCGGATCCAGTGGTGAgtcaacaaaaaaacaaacatgttAATTTTTTATTGAAACCCATTAAAGTCGTTTGATAATATGCACTGATTCATGAGATAATATTTTTAAATTATAGAGTACTACcgactagaaaaacaaaaatattaaatggacacaTCAAATTTCAGTCACATCCAGACCAAtcacatcaaaataaaaaaaataataaaaaaaaatacaagcaaGCAAACGAACGTGATGTTAGTCCTTTTCATCCCcgttaaaaaaaacaaaaggtcGTTACAAGTCATTTTCGTCATtacataatgatttttttttcctattcCAACTTCCTCTTTAAAACCTCTCAGCTCAACTGCTCCTGAAACCCCCAACTAACCCTTGTTTCTCATCCATTTCTCACAGTATCACATTTGCTTCAATCACAAACGAATCATGGATAAAGAAATTCCTAACGATGTTTCGCGTAAGGATTTCCCTCGTAACTTTCTATTTGGTGTTGCAACTTCTGCTTATCAGGTAACCAATTTCAAAAATTTACAACTTTTGAGTTTAACCCACTCCTTTTTTCAGCTCAAGATTTGATACTTTTGTGATTGATTTTGTTACTAATTCAGTGATCATTACATGCATTTTGGTTCTTATTAGATTTACACTGTTTGAAATTTATAAATTTTGTTGCTAAGAAAGATGTGAAAGCTAATTGAAAATAGTTGAGATTTGCACTGTTTGTAGCTAAAGATAGTCCAACCCAGACCTCTAATAGACTTAGATTCTTCTTAATGTTGCTTAATGGATACTTTTGAATCACCAATTGTTAGAAAACATTTGATTTGATAAAGTTGGATTTTGTATGTGGAATCTTGTGGATAGGGTTGAACCTCTTTGGTTTAGGAGGACCCAGATTTTGAAATGTCGGAATGTTGCCGTTGGAATAGATACTTTCTTCATATGTTGTTGTATGAGAGAATGAAAATTTGTTGTGTTTTTATAGGTTGAAGGAGCTAGTAATGAAGGTGGCAGGGGTGATAGTATTTGGGATGTTTTTACACGCAAAGAAGGTCCGTGAGACATTTCTAACACAGTTGTGACCATTTGTCTAGTTGTTAAATCCTTGTACACTTGGAAGCAATGTTGGTATTGTTCTTATAGCAAAATCGTGAATATTGTATCAGGAAAAATCTTAGATGGAAGTAATGGGGACATTGCAGTCGATCAATATCATCTCTACAAGGTGGTGAATTTTCTTTACGGTTTTGTACTTGTCCAATTTAGCGGTAAAATATTGTCTCTGTGATGCTAAGAAGCTCTGTTTAATTTTATCGTACTAGTATCACAATTCAATATGCTTGATAATAATAAGATTAAGCATGTTTGCCTTCTATAGGAAGATGTTGAACTTATGTCCAAGCTGGGATTTGGGGCTTACCGCTTTTCTGTTTCATGGTCTCGTATTTTCCCTGGTAATTCATCTGCTACCTTGTCAAATTTAAATGTTTCTTACTGTTGATTTGTGAGAGTTGTGCAGTAAAAGAATCTCACTCTCTTTTTGTTTCTTCATTTATTTCAACCGTCAACTCTTTATGGAACTAAATGTAGGTCTCTTTCTGTTAGCGCAGATGGTTTGGGAACAAAGGTCAATGAGGAAGGAATTGCCTACTACAACAATCTCATTAATGCTCTGCTTGATAAAGGTCCTTGTTTACGACTTGGCTGTTCCTTTTATTGATGATTGATTACACTGCCTAGTTGAATCTCGTTTGTTCTGCAGGTTTGCAGCCATACTTGACATTATATCACTGGGATCTACCTAACCATCTTCAAGAGTCAGTGGGAGGGTGGTTATCCGACAAAATCGTGTAAGTTTGATAATAAGTTTTAGTGCTAGTTTGCATATCCCATTCTGCGTAGCTTACCAACTAATGAGTGGATGCCATACTTTATTTGGGAATCATCCAGAAAATATTTCGCGATATATGCTGAGACTTGCTTTGCGAGTTTTGGGGACCGAGTAAAACATTGGATCACATTAAACGAACCTCTTCAAACTTCGGTAAATGGACATGATATCGGGATATTTGCTCCTGGAAGAAGTGAAAATTCTTCTACTGAACCATATTTGACTGCACATTATCAACTTCTGGCTCATGCAGCAGCTGTTTCAATATACAAGAAGAAGTTTCAGGTGATCTCTTCGATATGTGCCTTGATGCTTTTATATTTTCTGTTAAATGTCTAATTTCTTTATTTATGTGGGCCCTTATGAAAactgaaacaaaagaaaaaacattctCACATACACGACAAGTTAGATAATAAATACTACTATACTGATAGACTTCCATTTCACTCTTAGAGTAAACTACACACACGGACGATTTATGTGCAAATGATAAGAAAAAAAGATACGGTTTGTTTTCAATAGCAGTTAGAGGTTCTGTAATGCCGAAAAATATGGTAAAAACAATTTCAGTTCATTCAACTGACACGGGATTTATATTCTTTAATACATATGCTTAGGAGTACTAAATAGTCTCAGTGTACTGTTGCAGTCGTCCTTATTAACAGTTCTCATCAATTTCACCATTTGTCATGTTCATAATATAATTCTCTTGTATTACAGGCTCAGCAAGGTGGTGAAATAGGAATAGTAGTTGATTGTGAATGGGCAGAGCCTTTTTCAGATAAGATGGAGGATAAAATTGCTGCTGCAAGGCGTCTGGATTTTCATTTTGGGTGGTATTTGGATCCAATATATTTTGGAGACTATCCTAAGACCATGCGTGAGAAACTTGGAGATCGGCTTCCAAAATTCTCAGATGAAGATAGAGAGTTGTTAAGGAACTCGGTAGACTTTCTGGGTATAAATCACTATACAACAAGATTAATTGCTCATGCGACAACAAGCCTTGGATATGGGCATCATTATCATGATCAACAAATGGAACAAATTGGTACAACACTTACTTAAATGTTTATGTTTATAAATGTTGTATGAGCTCCTTTATCTGACTTCTTCTTATGATCAGTTCAATATCCCGGGGGTGAGGCTATTGGCGAGAAGGTATTGATAATATCTAGCTAGTTTTCTCTCCAACACATTCATTCAATATCCAGCTAGTTTTCTCTCTAAGACATGCATTCGAGTTTAATTCGGCTGAAAATGTCATCTTTGCCAGGCTGCATCAGAATGGCTTTACATAGTTCCTTGGGGGATCCGCAGGCTACTGAATTATGTTGCACAGAAATATCAGAACCCCAAGATTTACATTACTGAGAATGGTATTGACAGATAACCTGCCATTCATTGGTGAAGAAGGGTTTGGGGATTTATGTATTTATATGCTCATCTATTGATATCCAGTACTAACTCTCACATTTCACTCAATCCATAGGaatggatgatgaagatgatctGAAAGCTCCTCTCCATGAGATGCTAGATGATAAAAAGAGAGTTGGGTACTACAAGGGGTACCTTGCTGCAATATCCCAAGCAATCAAGTATATATGCCCTTGCTAATCCTTCTCATTTTATTATTCACTTGTCAGTAATTTAGCAAGGAAACCATGTAAATCTATCGTTACATTGACAGGGATGGAGTGGATGTGAGGGGGTACTTCGCTTGGTCTTTCTTAGACAACTTTGAATGGGCTCAAGGCTACACCAAGCGTTTTGGAATTGTTTATGTCGATTACAAGAATGGACTCTCCCGACACCCCAAATCTTCTGCACTCTGGTTTTCTCGTTTTCTCAAAGGCGATGAAGGAAAGGCTATCAAGGAAGACTGATTTTTTCTATACTAGAGCTAACCCATTACTGAGAATCTTATCTATTGGGTTTTAGAAGTCTTAGAATTTGAGAGTTGATGCATGTGTACGCACTTAAATAGAATGAGAGTGCATATAGGATGGTCCGCAGCTGCTCAGAGAGTGCGCAattgattgtttttgtacaaaaCTCTAAAAGTATTCAAATGTGCGAAATAAAATTGGCTCTTAAGATGGCTAGAGTTCTCTTTAGTTCTCTTTCTTTCTACGTTTTTAAATCTTCATATTGAACCTGTTAGGGTGTACAGGGAGGCGCTCGGCTTTGATATCCTGTGCCATAGATTCTAATCTGGCATTTGATTCACATTGTTACTTTCTTGACCATACCCCATAAGCTTcctagtcatcttttgttgtttgatGCCTTGTTCAAAAATTTTTTCTTGATCGATCAAAGAGAATAGATTAAAATGCACACAAGCATTAAAATGCACACAAGCGGTGTGCGGGTGAATACAAAAACCAAGAGCGAAAAGCCCATAGAAACTAAGAATACAAAGTGAATACAAAAACCAAGAACGAAAAGCCCATAGAAACTAAGAATACAAAGAAAATTCTAAGAGAACAAAGAGTGTCCACGAGAGAAGACACAACTTGTGAAAGAGCAACTTGCAAACTGCATAGAGGACCACTGCCTAAAGTCATATAGCAGCCTGT
This genomic stretch from Papaver somniferum cultivar HN1 chromosome 5, ASM357369v1, whole genome shotgun sequence harbors:
- the LOC113284540 gene encoding beta-glucosidase 4-like translates to MDKEIPNDVSRKDFPRNFLFGVATSAYQVEGASNEGGRGDSIWDVFTRKEGKILDGSNGDIAVDQYHLYKEDVELMSKLGFGAYRFSVSWSRIFPDGLGTKVNEEGIAYYNNLINALLDKGLQPYLTLYHWDLPNHLQESVGGWLSDKIVKYFAIYAETCFASFGDRVKHWITLNEPLQTSVNGHDIGIFAPGRSENSSTEPYLTAHYQLLAHAAAVSIYKKKFQAQQGGEIGIVVDCEWAEPFSDKMEDKIAAARRLDFHFGWYLDPIYFGDYPKTMREKLGDRLPKFSDEDRELLRNSVDFLGINHYTTRLIAHATTSLGYGHHYHDQQMEQIVQYPGGEAIGEKAASEWLYIVPWGIRRLLNYVAQKYQNPKIYITENGMDDEDDLKAPLHEMLDDKKRVGYYKGYLAAISQAIKDGVDVRGYFAWSFLDNFEWAQGYTKRFGIVYVDYKNGLSRHPKSSALWFSRFLKGDEGKAIKED